In Pelodictyon luteolum DSM 273, the genomic stretch TTTTGCCGCTGTGAGGCCGGCAAGGCCGCCGCCGAGGATCAGTACCGATTTCTTATCTCCAGTCATATCAATAAATACCGTTCAATTGCTTGCAGAAAACCTGGCCGTTCCCGTTAGACCGCCGAGCGGCCTTCCATGGCCCGGGAAAGGGTGGCTTCGTCAATGAATTCAAGTTCGGCACCGACAGGGATGCCTCTGGCAATCTTTGTAACCTCCACCCCCAGCGGCTTGAGCAGCCGGCTGAGATAGAGGGATGTCGTCTCGCCCTCAATCGTGGGGTTCAGGGCAAGCACGATTTCACGAACGCCTCCGATCCCTTCGGGTGAAAGCCGGCCGAGCAGTTCGCGGATCTTTATGTCGTCCGGTCCGACCCCGTCCAGCGGGGAGATCACACCGTGCAGCACATGGTAGAGGCCCCGGTAGTGCCCGGTCTTTTCAAACGCGAGAACGTCGACCGGCGACTCGACGACGCAGATGACCGTCCGGTCACGCCCCTGGCTGGTGCAGATTGAGCAGGGATCCTCTTCGCGGTCGGTCACGTTCTGGCACACCGAACAGCGGATCACCCTGTCTTTCACATCAATGAGCGCCCGGGCAAGCCGCTCGGCCTCAAGCCGCGGCTGCTGCAGAACGTACATGGCAAGGCGACGGGCGGTTTTGCGGCCCACGCCCGGAAGACGCGAGAAAGCGTCAATCAGGGCTTCTATTGAGGATGAGCTGTACTGCATGCCCGGGGGTTACTGGCCGAGGTTTTTCAGGATGTCCTGAGGGTTGATCATTCCGCCGGCCACTTTCGAAATCTCCTCCTGCGCCATCCGGCCAGAGGCCTCGAGCGCACTGTTCACGGCAGCAAGCACCAGATCCTGAACCATTTCGGCATCGTCCATGATCTCGGGATCGATCCACAGGGAGAGCACCCGCTGCTTGCCGTTGACCGTCACCTTCACCATGCCTCCGCCTGCCTCGCCGGAGGTGACCAGCTTTTCCAGCTGTTTCTGCACATCCTGCATCTTTTCACCAGCCTGCTGGATCTGCTTCATCATATCGCCAAAATTCGGCATTCCCATATCTCAATCCTTCCCGTTTAGCTTCGTTCCTTTAATAAAACTCCGGTACCCCCTAAGGCCAACACGCCCGTCACGGGTACCGGAAGCAATGTTCGTCACCACGCAGCCGGAAGGGCCGCGGTGCAATTCAGTCCTTCCTTCGAAGGGCAAGATAGATCTTTTCAAGAATGTCCTCGGTCGTCAGCTTGTATTTCTGGAGCAGGTCGTCAGGTTTTCCCGACTCGCCGAACTGGTCCTCGACCCCCACCATCTCGATAGGAACAGGGATGTTGCGGGCACAGACGCCGGCAACGGCGTCACCAAGGCCGTTGTGGATCTGGTGTTCCTCAGCCGTGACGATCGCCCCCGTATCGTTTGCAGCGCGTACAATGGCGAGGGTGTCGATCGGCTTGATGGTGTGCATGTTGATCACACGCACGCCGACGCCCTCCTTTTCAAGGATCCTGGCCGCTTCAAGCGCCTTCCAGACCATGATGCCGCAGGCGATCACGGTGACATCCTTCCCGGGGTGGAGTTCGATCGACTTGCCGATCTCGAATCCGTCTTCATCAAGAGAAAAGTCGGGAATATTGGGTCGTCCGAACCGCAGGTAGACAGGCCCATTGTGGGCGGCAACTGCTTTGACGGCGCGTTTCGTCTCGCTGTAGTCGGCAGGAACGACCACCGTCATGCGCGGCAGGCCCCGCATGATGCCGATGTCTTCAAGGATCTGGTGGGTCGCGCCGTCTTCACCGAGGGTGAGCCCGGCGTGCGAAGCACAGACCTTCACATTGAGGTTCGAGTAGCAGAGCGACTGGCGGATCTGGTCGTAGACCCGGCCGGTGGCAAACACGGCGAAACTGGCGGCAAACGGGATCTTCCCGGTGGTCGCAAGGCCTGCTGCCATGGAAATCATGTTCGCTTCGGCAATACCGGTCTGAATGAAGCGCTCAGGGTAGGCGTCGCGGAACAGGTGCATGTTGAGCGAGCCGGTCAGGTCGGCGCAGAGAGCGACGACGGATTCATCCTCATGGCCTGCCTGAAGCAGGGCTTCCCCAAATCCGGTTCGGGTGGCTTTGTTTCCGCGGGAAACATATTGCCCGGCTTCGGCTCCGATGTTATTTTCTCCCATTACTGATCAGAATAGAGTAGATTATTGAAACTGCCTACCAACGTTGCGCCCGCCCGGCAGAGCGCGGCTGCAAACCACGCCCCTCATGACAAGAGTTGAATATAAGCATACAGAAATAGCGGTAAAAAAAAAACTGGGGCAAAACTTCCTCACCGACCGGAACATCACCCGTAAAATCGTTGCTGCTTCGGGTGCCGGGTCCCAGGACAGGATCCTTGAGATCGGCCCCGGCTTCGGGGCGCTGACGCGGGAGATCCTTGAGGTATGCCCCGCCTTCACGGTGGTCGAAAAAGACCGGGCGCTGGCGGCATTCATCCGGCAGGAGTATCCGCAGCTGCAGCTCATTGAAGCGGACTTCCTCGATATTGACCTTGAGCGGCTGGCCGCCGGCGGCCCCCTGCGGGTTCTCGGCAACATTCCATACTCCATCACCACCCCCATTCTCTTCAAGCTGCTGGAGAACCGCCGCTCCATCACCTCGGCGACCCTCATGATGCAGCACGAGGTCGCTGCACGCCTCGTGGCGACCCCCTCGACGAAAGAGTACGGGATTCTGGCCGTCCAGCTGCAGACCTTCTGCGATGTCCGCTACCTCTTCAAGGTCGGCAGAAAAGTGTTCCGCCCTCAGCCCAATGTTGACAGCGCCGTCATCAGCATGGTGCCGAAAAAGAATGTGGCCGTAGAGGACGCTCAGGCATTCAGCCGTTTTGTGCGTACCGCATTCCACCAGCGGCGCAAAACGCTCTACAACAACCTGAAAGACGCCTACATGCTTCAGGCTGTCGATGAAGGAACCCTGAAACTCAGGGCCGAAGCGCTCTCGATCGAAAAGCTTGCCGATCTCTTCAAGCTGGTGCAGCCGCTCCCGGCGGGTGAACCACCCATGAAAAGGGATGGCAGAAGGTAACAATTGCCAATTGTTCCACATCTGAATTTTCAGTAACATGATGATCGGCGACGTCCCGTTTCACGACCCACTCCAACATAGCGAGGGCACCCCCATGGAACACTCCTACAACGAGATTTTCAGTCAGTCGGTCCAGAGTCCCGAAACCTTCTGGGCAGAAGCCGCAGACCGGCTTCACTGGTACCGGAAATGGGACCGCGTCCTCGACAGCTCGAACCCGCCTTTCTACCGCTGGTTTACGGGGGGAACCACCAACACCTGCTACAACGCGCTGGACCGCCACGTCGACGAAGGCCGGGGAAACAGCCTTGCGCTGATCTTCGACAGCCCGGTCACAGGCACAAAAGAACGATATACCTACCGGGAACTGCGCGACATCGTGGCCCTGTTTGCCGGAGCACTGCAGTCGAGGGGCGTGCGCAAGGGCGACCGGGTGATCATCTACATGCCGATGATACCCGAAGCGGTGGTCGCCATGCTTGCCTGTGCGAGGATCGGCGCCATCCACTCGGTGGTATTCGGCGGCTTCGCCTCCCATGAACTTGCCGTGCGCATCGACGACTGCAAACCAAAGGTGATCGTGTCGGCCTCATGCGGCATCGAGCACTCGAAGGTTGTCGACTACAAGCGGCTGCTGGATTTCGCCATCGAACTGGCACACTTCAAGCCTGAAATCTGCATCATCCGCCAGCGCGACCAGCTGAAGGCGGAACTGAACGAGGAGCGGGACCTCTCATGGAAACAGTCGCTGCTCGGCGCCGAGCCGGCAGCGTGCGTGCCGCTTGAGTCGACCGACCCGCTCTATATCCTCTACACCTCAGGGACCACCGGCCAGCCGAAAGGCATCGTCCGCGACAACGGCGGCCACATGGTGGCGCTCAAATGGAGCATGGAGCACGTCTACGACGTGAAACCCGGTGAGGTTTACTGGGCGGCAAGCGATGTGGGATGGGTCGTCGGCCACTCCTACATCGTCTACGCTCCGCTTCTCCACGGATGCACGACCCTGCTGTTCGAAGGCAAGCCCGTCGGCACTCCCGACCCCGGCACTTTCTGGAGGATCGTCTCTGAATACGGCGTCTCGGTGCTCTTTACCGCCCCTACCGCATTCAGGGCGATCAAGAAAGAAGATCCCCACGGCCGCTACATGAAGCAGTACGACCTCTCCTCGCTCCGCACCCTGTTCCTTGCCGGCGAACGGGCCGACCCTGACACGGTGCAATGGGCTGAACAAAAGCTCCAGGTTCCGGTGATCGACCACTGGTGGCAGACGGAGACCGGGTGGGCCATTGCGGCCAACTGCCAGGGCATCGAACCCGGACCGGTCAAGTACGGCTCGGCTTCTCGTGCCGTGCCGGGCTATGACGTGCGGGTGGTCAACCAGGACATGGAGGAACTCCCGACAGGAGAGATGGGCGACATCGTCATCAAGCTTCCGCTCCCTCCCGGCACCATGCTGACCATCTGGAAGGCCGACAACCGGTTCGTTGAAAACTACATGACCCGCTACCCCGGCTACTACCAGACAAGCGACGCAGGCTACATTGATGAGGACCGCTACATCCACATCATGTCGAGGACCGACGACATCATCAACGTGGCCGGCCACCGTCTGTCGACCGGCGCCATCGAGGCGGAGCTGTCCGGCCATCCCGACGTTGCCGAAAGCGCAGTCATCGGAGTCCACGACGACCTGAAGGGGCAGGTACCGCTCGGCTTCCTCGTACTCAAAACAGGAGTCGACACCCCGCACCAGCAGATCGTCAAACATGTCATCGAGTACG encodes the following:
- the recR gene encoding recombination mediator RecR, giving the protein MQYSSSSIEALIDAFSRLPGVGRKTARRLAMYVLQQPRLEAERLARALIDVKDRVIRCSVCQNVTDREEDPCSICTSQGRDRTVICVVESPVDVLAFEKTGHYRGLYHVLHGVISPLDGVGPDDIKIRELLGRLSPEGIGGVREIVLALNPTIEGETTSLYLSRLLKPLGVEVTKIARGIPVGAELEFIDEATLSRAMEGRSAV
- a CDS encoding YbaB/EbfC family nucleoid-associated protein produces the protein MGMPNFGDMMKQIQQAGEKMQDVQKQLEKLVTSGEAGGGMVKVTVNGKQRVLSLWIDPEIMDDAEMVQDLVLAAVNSALEASGRMAQEEISKVAGGMINPQDILKNLGQ
- a CDS encoding transketolase family protein translates to MGENNIGAEAGQYVSRGNKATRTGFGEALLQAGHEDESVVALCADLTGSLNMHLFRDAYPERFIQTGIAEANMISMAAGLATTGKIPFAASFAVFATGRVYDQIRQSLCYSNLNVKVCASHAGLTLGEDGATHQILEDIGIMRGLPRMTVVVPADYSETKRAVKAVAAHNGPVYLRFGRPNIPDFSLDEDGFEIGKSIELHPGKDVTVIACGIMVWKALEAARILEKEGVGVRVINMHTIKPIDTLAIVRAANDTGAIVTAEEHQIHNGLGDAVAGVCARNIPVPIEMVGVEDQFGESGKPDDLLQKYKLTTEDILEKIYLALRRKD
- the rsmA gene encoding 16S rRNA (adenine(1518)-N(6)/adenine(1519)-N(6))-dimethyltransferase RsmA, encoding MTRVEYKHTEIAVKKKLGQNFLTDRNITRKIVAASGAGSQDRILEIGPGFGALTREILEVCPAFTVVEKDRALAAFIRQEYPQLQLIEADFLDIDLERLAAGGPLRVLGNIPYSITTPILFKLLENRRSITSATLMMQHEVAARLVATPSTKEYGILAVQLQTFCDVRYLFKVGRKVFRPQPNVDSAVISMVPKKNVAVEDAQAFSRFVRTAFHQRRKTLYNNLKDAYMLQAVDEGTLKLRAEALSIEKLADLFKLVQPLPAGEPPMKRDGRR
- a CDS encoding propionyl-CoA synthetase, whose protein sequence is MEHSYNEIFSQSVQSPETFWAEAADRLHWYRKWDRVLDSSNPPFYRWFTGGTTNTCYNALDRHVDEGRGNSLALIFDSPVTGTKERYTYRELRDIVALFAGALQSRGVRKGDRVIIYMPMIPEAVVAMLACARIGAIHSVVFGGFASHELAVRIDDCKPKVIVSASCGIEHSKVVDYKRLLDFAIELAHFKPEICIIRQRDQLKAELNEERDLSWKQSLLGAEPAACVPLESTDPLYILYTSGTTGQPKGIVRDNGGHMVALKWSMEHVYDVKPGEVYWAASDVGWVVGHSYIVYAPLLHGCTTLLFEGKPVGTPDPGTFWRIVSEYGVSVLFTAPTAFRAIKKEDPHGRYMKQYDLSSLRTLFLAGERADPDTVQWAEQKLQVPVIDHWWQTETGWAIAANCQGIEPGPVKYGSASRAVPGYDVRVVNQDMEELPTGEMGDIVIKLPLPPGTMLTIWKADNRFVENYMTRYPGYYQTSDAGYIDEDRYIHIMSRTDDIINVAGHRLSTGAIEAELSGHPDVAESAVIGVHDDLKGQVPLGFLVLKTGVDTPHQQIVKHVIEYVRENIGPVASFKNAVIVDRLPKTRSGKILRSTMRKLANSEPFDIPATIDDPDILEEIRTALSTIGYAT